Proteins encoded by one window of Primulina huaijiensis isolate GDHJ02 chromosome 1, ASM1229523v2, whole genome shotgun sequence:
- the LOC140985354 gene encoding ABC transporter G family member 22-like isoform X6 — MGPSGSGKTTLLSLLGGRVAEHSIGGSITYNDQPYSKSLKSRIGFVTQDDVLFPNLTVRETLTYAARLRLPRTLTKEEKEKRAMDVILELGLERCQDTIIGGSFVRGVSGGERKRVCIGNEIIINPSLLFLDEPTSGLDSTTASRIIETLNDIAEAGKTVITTIHQPSSRLFLKFDKLILLGKGSLLYFGKASEAMAYFSTIGCSPLIAMNPAEFMLDLASGNVTDISIPSEFKDKVQMGNFKAETKGGKIDPAVIHEYLVEAYEARVAVHEKENIMEPVSMDEEMKSKLSSSKREYGASWYEQYSILFWRGLKERKNDYFSWLRITQVLTTATILGLLWWQSGSDNPKELQDQAGLLFFIAVFWGFFPVFTAIFTFPQERAMLSKERAADMYRLSAYFVARTTSDLPLDLLLPVLFLLVVYFMAGLKMNAGSFFLTMVTVFLCIIAAQGLGLAIGATLLDMKRATTLASVTVMTFMLAGGFFVQNVPVFISWLRYLSFNYHTYKLLLKVQYQHISHSINGVRIDSGYEEVGVLLAMVFGYRLLAYVSLRRMTVHPGA; from the exons ATGGGACCATCGGGAAGCGGGAAGACGACACTGCTGAGTCTACTCGGAGGGCGAGTAGCAGAGCACTCAATCGGCGGTTCGATAACTTACAACGATCAACCATATTCGAAATCACTAAAAAGCAG GATTGGGTTCGTGACACAAGACGACGTTCTATTCCCCAACCTCACGGTAAGAGAAACACTTACATACGCGGCTCGACTACGACTTCCAAGGACATTAACAAaagaggaaaaggaaaaaagagcAATGGATGTTATACTCGAGCTGGGACTTGAGAG GTGTCAAGACACAATAATTGGTGGCTCCTTCGTTAGGGGTGTTTCAGGTGGGGAACGGAAGCGCGTGTGCATTGGAAACGAGATAATAATCAATCCATCACTGTTGTTCCTTGATGAACCTACGTCTGGCCTGGATTCTACCACGGCTTCAAGGATAATCGAGACCTTAAATGACATAGCAGAG GCTGGAAAAACAGTAATTACCACAATCCATCAGCCATCAAGCCGACTTTTCCTTAAATTTGATAAGTTGATTTTACTTGGTAAAGGGAGCTTGCTTTATTTCGGAAAGGCATCAGAAGCAATGGCTTACTTTTCTACTATAGGATGTTCCCCCCTTATAGCAATGAACCCTGCAGAATTCATGCTTGACCTAGCAAGTGGAAATGTAACAGATATTTCCATCCCATCagaattcaaagacaaggtgcAAATGGGAAACTTCAAAGCAGAAACAAAGGGTGGAAAGATTGACCCTGCAGTTATACATGag TATCTCGTGGAGGCCTATGAGGCACGAGTTGCTGTGCATGAGAAGGAAAATATTATGGAGCCAGTATCTATGGATGAAGAAATGAAGTCTAAACTAAGTTCTTCCAAGAGAGAATATGGAGCAAGCTGGTATGAACAATATTCCATATTATTTTGGAGAGGACTTAAAGAACGGAAGAATGACTATTTCAGCTGGTTGAGGATTACTCAGGTTCTGACAACAGCAACTATTTTGGGATTGTTGTGGTGGCAATCTGGTAGTGATAATCCCAAAGAACTTCAAGATCAG GCAGGATTACTGTTCTTCATAGCTGTTTTCTGGGGTTTTTTCCCAGTCTTCACTGCCATATTTACGTTTCCTCAGGAAAGAGCCATGCTAAGCAAGGAGCGAGCAGCTGACATGTATAGGTTAAGCGCATATTTTGTGGCTAGAACCACAAGTGATCTTCCACTAGACCTATTGCTGCCAGTACTTTTTCTTCTTGTTGTATATTTTATGGCAGGCTTAAAAATGAATGCCGGCTCCTTTTTCCTCACAATGGTGACAGTTTTTCTTTGCATTATAGCAGCTCAG GGACTTGGGCTAGCCATCGGAGCTACACTATTGGATATGAAAAGGGCAACAACCCTGGCCTCAGTCACTGTGATGACCTTCATGTTGGCTGGGGGATTCTTCGTGCAG AATGTCCCGGTGTTCATATCATGGCTTCGTTATCTCTCCTTTAACTATCACACTTACAAGCTTCTACTCAAAGTGCAATACCAACATATCAGTCACTCAATTAATGGGGTCAGAATAGACAGTGGTTATGAGGAAGTTGGAGTTCTGCTAGCCATGGTCTTTGGCTACCGACTCCTAGCATACGTATCTTTGAGAAGAATGACGGTCCATCCAGGAGCTTAG
- the LOC140985354 gene encoding ABC transporter G family member 22-like isoform X2, translating to MAMEKTNSTVGLLRTKSDQLVEAMAAALAPMKSAFSSSEAATTGVAVPASGGGPEGGGNLSRKSSRSFLAASPGRSGGSTGKNTHIRKSRSAQMKIEMEDLSSGAALSRASSASLGFSFSFTGFTVPPDDIDDLKSFSDDETPEDLEAGRRRQKFHASPTLPVFLKFTDVTYKLVIKGIASTVEKDILNGITGSVVPGEVLALMGPSGSGKTTLLSLLGGRVAEHSIGGSITYNDQPYSKSLKSRIGFVTQDDVLFPNLTVRETLTYAARLRLPRTLTKEEKEKRAMDVILELGLERCQDTIIGGSFVRGVSGGERKRVCIGNEIIINPSLLFLDEPTSGLDSTTASRIIETLNDIAEAGKTVITTIHQPSSRLFLKFDKLILLGKGSLLYFGKASEAMAYFSTIGCSPLIAMNPAEFMLDLASGNVTDISIPSEFKDKVQMGNFKAETKGGKIDPAVIHEYLVEAYEARVAVHEKENIMEPVSMDEEMKSKLSSSKREYGASWYEQYSILFWRGLKERKNDYFSWLRITQVLTTATILGLLWWQSGSDNPKELQDQAGLLFFIAVFWGFFPVFTAIFTFPQERAMLSKERAADMYRLSAYFVARTTSDLPLDLLLPVLFLLVVYFMAGLKMNAGSFFLTMVTVFLCIIAAQGLGLAIGATLLDMKRATTLASVTVMTFMLAGGFFVQNVPVFISWLRYLSFNYHTYKLLLKVQYQHISHSINGVRIDSGYEEVGVLLAMVFGYRLLAYVSLRRMTVHPGA from the exons ATGGCGATGGAGAAAACAAACTCCACAGTCGGTCTTCTACGAACAAAATCCGATCAACTAGTTGAGGCGATGGCAGCGGCGCTGGCTCCAATGAAGTCTGCGTTTTCGTCTAGCGAGGCAGCGACGACGGGAGTTGCGGTGCCGGCGTCTGGAGGTGGTCCAGAGGGTGGTGGCAATCTGTCAAGAAAGTCAAGCAGGAGTTTCTTGGCAGCTTCACCTGGGCGAAGCGGCGGAAGTACTGGTAAGAACACACACATTCGGAAGTCGAGAAGTGCACAGATGAAAATCGAAATGGAAGATTTGAGCAGCGGCGCCGCCTTGAGCAGAGCTTCCAGCGCCAGCTTAGGCTTCTCTTTCTCCTTCACTGGCTTTACCGTTCCACCAGATGATATTGATGATTTGAAGTCATTCAGCGATGATGAAACAC CTGAAGATCTTGAGGCAGGTAGGCGTAGGCAGAAATTTCACGCAAGTCCCACATTACCAGTCTTCCTCAAG TTCACGGATGTAACATACAAGTTGGTTATCAAAGGAATAGCTTCAACGGTGGAGAAGGATATTTTAAATGGAATCACAGGCTCAGTTGTTCCGGGGGAAGTTTTAGCATTGATGGGACCATCGGGAAGCGGGAAGACGACACTGCTGAGTCTACTCGGAGGGCGAGTAGCAGAGCACTCAATCGGCGGTTCGATAACTTACAACGATCAACCATATTCGAAATCACTAAAAAGCAG GATTGGGTTCGTGACACAAGACGACGTTCTATTCCCCAACCTCACGGTAAGAGAAACACTTACATACGCGGCTCGACTACGACTTCCAAGGACATTAACAAaagaggaaaaggaaaaaagagcAATGGATGTTATACTCGAGCTGGGACTTGAGAG GTGTCAAGACACAATAATTGGTGGCTCCTTCGTTAGGGGTGTTTCAGGTGGGGAACGGAAGCGCGTGTGCATTGGAAACGAGATAATAATCAATCCATCACTGTTGTTCCTTGATGAACCTACGTCTGGCCTGGATTCTACCACGGCTTCAAGGATAATCGAGACCTTAAATGACATAGCAGAG GCTGGAAAAACAGTAATTACCACAATCCATCAGCCATCAAGCCGACTTTTCCTTAAATTTGATAAGTTGATTTTACTTGGTAAAGGGAGCTTGCTTTATTTCGGAAAGGCATCAGAAGCAATGGCTTACTTTTCTACTATAGGATGTTCCCCCCTTATAGCAATGAACCCTGCAGAATTCATGCTTGACCTAGCAAGTGGAAATGTAACAGATATTTCCATCCCATCagaattcaaagacaaggtgcAAATGGGAAACTTCAAAGCAGAAACAAAGGGTGGAAAGATTGACCCTGCAGTTATACATGag TATCTCGTGGAGGCCTATGAGGCACGAGTTGCTGTGCATGAGAAGGAAAATATTATGGAGCCAGTATCTATGGATGAAGAAATGAAGTCTAAACTAAGTTCTTCCAAGAGAGAATATGGAGCAAGCTGGTATGAACAATATTCCATATTATTTTGGAGAGGACTTAAAGAACGGAAGAATGACTATTTCAGCTGGTTGAGGATTACTCAGGTTCTGACAACAGCAACTATTTTGGGATTGTTGTGGTGGCAATCTGGTAGTGATAATCCCAAAGAACTTCAAGATCAG GCAGGATTACTGTTCTTCATAGCTGTTTTCTGGGGTTTTTTCCCAGTCTTCACTGCCATATTTACGTTTCCTCAGGAAAGAGCCATGCTAAGCAAGGAGCGAGCAGCTGACATGTATAGGTTAAGCGCATATTTTGTGGCTAGAACCACAAGTGATCTTCCACTAGACCTATTGCTGCCAGTACTTTTTCTTCTTGTTGTATATTTTATGGCAGGCTTAAAAATGAATGCCGGCTCCTTTTTCCTCACAATGGTGACAGTTTTTCTTTGCATTATAGCAGCTCAG GGACTTGGGCTAGCCATCGGAGCTACACTATTGGATATGAAAAGGGCAACAACCCTGGCCTCAGTCACTGTGATGACCTTCATGTTGGCTGGGGGATTCTTCGTGCAG AATGTCCCGGTGTTCATATCATGGCTTCGTTATCTCTCCTTTAACTATCACACTTACAAGCTTCTACTCAAAGTGCAATACCAACATATCAGTCACTCAATTAATGGGGTCAGAATAGACAGTGGTTATGAGGAAGTTGGAGTTCTGCTAGCCATGGTCTTTGGCTACCGACTCCTAGCATACGTATCTTTGAGAAGAATGACGGTCCATCCAGGAGCTTAG
- the LOC140985354 gene encoding ABC transporter G family member 22-like isoform X3, with amino-acid sequence MAMEKTNSTVGLLRTKSDQLVEAMAAALAPMKSAFSSSEAATTGVAVPASGGGPEGGGNLSRKSSRSFLAASPGRSGGSTGKNTHIRKSRSAQMKIEMEDLSSGAALSRASSASLGFSFSFTGFTVPPDDIDDLKSFSDDETPAEDLEAGRRRQKFHASPTLPVFLKFTDVTYKLVIKGIASTVEKDILNGITGSVVPGEVLALMGPSGSGKTTLLSLLGGRVAEHSIGGSITYNDQPYSKSLKSRIGFVTQDDVLFPNLTVRETLTYAARLRLPRTLTKEEKEKRAMDVILELGLERCQDTIIGGSFVRGVSGGERKRVCIGNEIIINPSLLFLDEPTSGLDSTTASRIIETLNDIAEAGKTVITTIHQPSSRLFLKFDKLILLGKGSLLYFGKASEAMAYFSTIGCSPLIAMNPAEFMLDLASGNVTDISIPSEFKDKVQMGNFKAETKGGKIDPAVIHEYLVEAYEARVAVHEKENIMEPVSMDEEMKSKLSSSKREYGASWYEQYSILFWRGLKERKNDYFSWLRITQVLTTATILGLLWWQSGSDNPKELQDQERAMLSKERAADMYRLSAYFVARTTSDLPLDLLLPVLFLLVVYFMAGLKMNAGSFFLTMVTVFLCIIAAQGLGLAIGATLLDMKRATTLASVTVMTFMLAGGFFVQNVPVFISWLRYLSFNYHTYKLLLKVQYQHISHSINGVRIDSGYEEVGVLLAMVFGYRLLAYVSLRRMTVHPGA; translated from the exons ATGGCGATGGAGAAAACAAACTCCACAGTCGGTCTTCTACGAACAAAATCCGATCAACTAGTTGAGGCGATGGCAGCGGCGCTGGCTCCAATGAAGTCTGCGTTTTCGTCTAGCGAGGCAGCGACGACGGGAGTTGCGGTGCCGGCGTCTGGAGGTGGTCCAGAGGGTGGTGGCAATCTGTCAAGAAAGTCAAGCAGGAGTTTCTTGGCAGCTTCACCTGGGCGAAGCGGCGGAAGTACTGGTAAGAACACACACATTCGGAAGTCGAGAAGTGCACAGATGAAAATCGAAATGGAAGATTTGAGCAGCGGCGCCGCCTTGAGCAGAGCTTCCAGCGCCAGCTTAGGCTTCTCTTTCTCCTTCACTGGCTTTACCGTTCCACCAGATGATATTGATGATTTGAAGTCATTCAGCGATGATGAAACAC CAGCTGAAGATCTTGAGGCAGGTAGGCGTAGGCAGAAATTTCACGCAAGTCCCACATTACCAGTCTTCCTCAAG TTCACGGATGTAACATACAAGTTGGTTATCAAAGGAATAGCTTCAACGGTGGAGAAGGATATTTTAAATGGAATCACAGGCTCAGTTGTTCCGGGGGAAGTTTTAGCATTGATGGGACCATCGGGAAGCGGGAAGACGACACTGCTGAGTCTACTCGGAGGGCGAGTAGCAGAGCACTCAATCGGCGGTTCGATAACTTACAACGATCAACCATATTCGAAATCACTAAAAAGCAG GATTGGGTTCGTGACACAAGACGACGTTCTATTCCCCAACCTCACGGTAAGAGAAACACTTACATACGCGGCTCGACTACGACTTCCAAGGACATTAACAAaagaggaaaaggaaaaaagagcAATGGATGTTATACTCGAGCTGGGACTTGAGAG GTGTCAAGACACAATAATTGGTGGCTCCTTCGTTAGGGGTGTTTCAGGTGGGGAACGGAAGCGCGTGTGCATTGGAAACGAGATAATAATCAATCCATCACTGTTGTTCCTTGATGAACCTACGTCTGGCCTGGATTCTACCACGGCTTCAAGGATAATCGAGACCTTAAATGACATAGCAGAG GCTGGAAAAACAGTAATTACCACAATCCATCAGCCATCAAGCCGACTTTTCCTTAAATTTGATAAGTTGATTTTACTTGGTAAAGGGAGCTTGCTTTATTTCGGAAAGGCATCAGAAGCAATGGCTTACTTTTCTACTATAGGATGTTCCCCCCTTATAGCAATGAACCCTGCAGAATTCATGCTTGACCTAGCAAGTGGAAATGTAACAGATATTTCCATCCCATCagaattcaaagacaaggtgcAAATGGGAAACTTCAAAGCAGAAACAAAGGGTGGAAAGATTGACCCTGCAGTTATACATGag TATCTCGTGGAGGCCTATGAGGCACGAGTTGCTGTGCATGAGAAGGAAAATATTATGGAGCCAGTATCTATGGATGAAGAAATGAAGTCTAAACTAAGTTCTTCCAAGAGAGAATATGGAGCAAGCTGGTATGAACAATATTCCATATTATTTTGGAGAGGACTTAAAGAACGGAAGAATGACTATTTCAGCTGGTTGAGGATTACTCAGGTTCTGACAACAGCAACTATTTTGGGATTGTTGTGGTGGCAATCTGGTAGTGATAATCCCAAAGAACTTCAAGATCAG GAAAGAGCCATGCTAAGCAAGGAGCGAGCAGCTGACATGTATAGGTTAAGCGCATATTTTGTGGCTAGAACCACAAGTGATCTTCCACTAGACCTATTGCTGCCAGTACTTTTTCTTCTTGTTGTATATTTTATGGCAGGCTTAAAAATGAATGCCGGCTCCTTTTTCCTCACAATGGTGACAGTTTTTCTTTGCATTATAGCAGCTCAG GGACTTGGGCTAGCCATCGGAGCTACACTATTGGATATGAAAAGGGCAACAACCCTGGCCTCAGTCACTGTGATGACCTTCATGTTGGCTGGGGGATTCTTCGTGCAG AATGTCCCGGTGTTCATATCATGGCTTCGTTATCTCTCCTTTAACTATCACACTTACAAGCTTCTACTCAAAGTGCAATACCAACATATCAGTCACTCAATTAATGGGGTCAGAATAGACAGTGGTTATGAGGAAGTTGGAGTTCTGCTAGCCATGGTCTTTGGCTACCGACTCCTAGCATACGTATCTTTGAGAAGAATGACGGTCCATCCAGGAGCTTAG
- the LOC140985354 gene encoding ABC transporter G family member 22-like isoform X1, whose product MAMEKTNSTVGLLRTKSDQLVEAMAAALAPMKSAFSSSEAATTGVAVPASGGGPEGGGNLSRKSSRSFLAASPGRSGGSTGKNTHIRKSRSAQMKIEMEDLSSGAALSRASSASLGFSFSFTGFTVPPDDIDDLKSFSDDETPAEDLEAGRRRQKFHASPTLPVFLKFTDVTYKLVIKGIASTVEKDILNGITGSVVPGEVLALMGPSGSGKTTLLSLLGGRVAEHSIGGSITYNDQPYSKSLKSRIGFVTQDDVLFPNLTVRETLTYAARLRLPRTLTKEEKEKRAMDVILELGLERCQDTIIGGSFVRGVSGGERKRVCIGNEIIINPSLLFLDEPTSGLDSTTASRIIETLNDIAEAGKTVITTIHQPSSRLFLKFDKLILLGKGSLLYFGKASEAMAYFSTIGCSPLIAMNPAEFMLDLASGNVTDISIPSEFKDKVQMGNFKAETKGGKIDPAVIHEYLVEAYEARVAVHEKENIMEPVSMDEEMKSKLSSSKREYGASWYEQYSILFWRGLKERKNDYFSWLRITQVLTTATILGLLWWQSGSDNPKELQDQAGLLFFIAVFWGFFPVFTAIFTFPQERAMLSKERAADMYRLSAYFVARTTSDLPLDLLLPVLFLLVVYFMAGLKMNAGSFFLTMVTVFLCIIAAQGLGLAIGATLLDMKRATTLASVTVMTFMLAGGFFVQNVPVFISWLRYLSFNYHTYKLLLKVQYQHISHSINGVRIDSGYEEVGVLLAMVFGYRLLAYVSLRRMTVHPGA is encoded by the exons ATGGCGATGGAGAAAACAAACTCCACAGTCGGTCTTCTACGAACAAAATCCGATCAACTAGTTGAGGCGATGGCAGCGGCGCTGGCTCCAATGAAGTCTGCGTTTTCGTCTAGCGAGGCAGCGACGACGGGAGTTGCGGTGCCGGCGTCTGGAGGTGGTCCAGAGGGTGGTGGCAATCTGTCAAGAAAGTCAAGCAGGAGTTTCTTGGCAGCTTCACCTGGGCGAAGCGGCGGAAGTACTGGTAAGAACACACACATTCGGAAGTCGAGAAGTGCACAGATGAAAATCGAAATGGAAGATTTGAGCAGCGGCGCCGCCTTGAGCAGAGCTTCCAGCGCCAGCTTAGGCTTCTCTTTCTCCTTCACTGGCTTTACCGTTCCACCAGATGATATTGATGATTTGAAGTCATTCAGCGATGATGAAACAC CAGCTGAAGATCTTGAGGCAGGTAGGCGTAGGCAGAAATTTCACGCAAGTCCCACATTACCAGTCTTCCTCAAG TTCACGGATGTAACATACAAGTTGGTTATCAAAGGAATAGCTTCAACGGTGGAGAAGGATATTTTAAATGGAATCACAGGCTCAGTTGTTCCGGGGGAAGTTTTAGCATTGATGGGACCATCGGGAAGCGGGAAGACGACACTGCTGAGTCTACTCGGAGGGCGAGTAGCAGAGCACTCAATCGGCGGTTCGATAACTTACAACGATCAACCATATTCGAAATCACTAAAAAGCAG GATTGGGTTCGTGACACAAGACGACGTTCTATTCCCCAACCTCACGGTAAGAGAAACACTTACATACGCGGCTCGACTACGACTTCCAAGGACATTAACAAaagaggaaaaggaaaaaagagcAATGGATGTTATACTCGAGCTGGGACTTGAGAG GTGTCAAGACACAATAATTGGTGGCTCCTTCGTTAGGGGTGTTTCAGGTGGGGAACGGAAGCGCGTGTGCATTGGAAACGAGATAATAATCAATCCATCACTGTTGTTCCTTGATGAACCTACGTCTGGCCTGGATTCTACCACGGCTTCAAGGATAATCGAGACCTTAAATGACATAGCAGAG GCTGGAAAAACAGTAATTACCACAATCCATCAGCCATCAAGCCGACTTTTCCTTAAATTTGATAAGTTGATTTTACTTGGTAAAGGGAGCTTGCTTTATTTCGGAAAGGCATCAGAAGCAATGGCTTACTTTTCTACTATAGGATGTTCCCCCCTTATAGCAATGAACCCTGCAGAATTCATGCTTGACCTAGCAAGTGGAAATGTAACAGATATTTCCATCCCATCagaattcaaagacaaggtgcAAATGGGAAACTTCAAAGCAGAAACAAAGGGTGGAAAGATTGACCCTGCAGTTATACATGag TATCTCGTGGAGGCCTATGAGGCACGAGTTGCTGTGCATGAGAAGGAAAATATTATGGAGCCAGTATCTATGGATGAAGAAATGAAGTCTAAACTAAGTTCTTCCAAGAGAGAATATGGAGCAAGCTGGTATGAACAATATTCCATATTATTTTGGAGAGGACTTAAAGAACGGAAGAATGACTATTTCAGCTGGTTGAGGATTACTCAGGTTCTGACAACAGCAACTATTTTGGGATTGTTGTGGTGGCAATCTGGTAGTGATAATCCCAAAGAACTTCAAGATCAG GCAGGATTACTGTTCTTCATAGCTGTTTTCTGGGGTTTTTTCCCAGTCTTCACTGCCATATTTACGTTTCCTCAGGAAAGAGCCATGCTAAGCAAGGAGCGAGCAGCTGACATGTATAGGTTAAGCGCATATTTTGTGGCTAGAACCACAAGTGATCTTCCACTAGACCTATTGCTGCCAGTACTTTTTCTTCTTGTTGTATATTTTATGGCAGGCTTAAAAATGAATGCCGGCTCCTTTTTCCTCACAATGGTGACAGTTTTTCTTTGCATTATAGCAGCTCAG GGACTTGGGCTAGCCATCGGAGCTACACTATTGGATATGAAAAGGGCAACAACCCTGGCCTCAGTCACTGTGATGACCTTCATGTTGGCTGGGGGATTCTTCGTGCAG AATGTCCCGGTGTTCATATCATGGCTTCGTTATCTCTCCTTTAACTATCACACTTACAAGCTTCTACTCAAAGTGCAATACCAACATATCAGTCACTCAATTAATGGGGTCAGAATAGACAGTGGTTATGAGGAAGTTGGAGTTCTGCTAGCCATGGTCTTTGGCTACCGACTCCTAGCATACGTATCTTTGAGAAGAATGACGGTCCATCCAGGAGCTTAG
- the LOC140985354 gene encoding ABC transporter G family member 22-like isoform X4: MMKHQLKILRQVGVGRNFTQVPHYQSSSRKESTVFYRSIRLIEHIAMFTDVTYKLVIKGIASTVEKDILNGITGSVVPGEVLALMGPSGSGKTTLLSLLGGRVAEHSIGGSITYNDQPYSKSLKSRIGFVTQDDVLFPNLTVRETLTYAARLRLPRTLTKEEKEKRAMDVILELGLERCQDTIIGGSFVRGVSGGERKRVCIGNEIIINPSLLFLDEPTSGLDSTTASRIIETLNDIAEAGKTVITTIHQPSSRLFLKFDKLILLGKGSLLYFGKASEAMAYFSTIGCSPLIAMNPAEFMLDLASGNVTDISIPSEFKDKVQMGNFKAETKGGKIDPAVIHEYLVEAYEARVAVHEKENIMEPVSMDEEMKSKLSSSKREYGASWYEQYSILFWRGLKERKNDYFSWLRITQVLTTATILGLLWWQSGSDNPKELQDQAGLLFFIAVFWGFFPVFTAIFTFPQERAMLSKERAADMYRLSAYFVARTTSDLPLDLLLPVLFLLVVYFMAGLKMNAGSFFLTMVTVFLCIIAAQGLGLAIGATLLDMKRATTLASVTVMTFMLAGGFFVQNVPVFISWLRYLSFNYHTYKLLLKVQYQHISHSINGVRIDSGYEEVGVLLAMVFGYRLLAYVSLRRMTVHPGA; encoded by the exons ATGATGAAACAC CAGCTGAAGATCTTGAGGCAGGTAGGCGTAGGCAGAAATTTCACGCAAGTCCCACATTACCAGTCTTCCTCAAG GAAGGAATCCACGGTATTTTACAGATCAATACGACTTATTGAACATATCGCTATG TTCACGGATGTAACATACAAGTTGGTTATCAAAGGAATAGCTTCAACGGTGGAGAAGGATATTTTAAATGGAATCACAGGCTCAGTTGTTCCGGGGGAAGTTTTAGCATTGATGGGACCATCGGGAAGCGGGAAGACGACACTGCTGAGTCTACTCGGAGGGCGAGTAGCAGAGCACTCAATCGGCGGTTCGATAACTTACAACGATCAACCATATTCGAAATCACTAAAAAGCAG GATTGGGTTCGTGACACAAGACGACGTTCTATTCCCCAACCTCACGGTAAGAGAAACACTTACATACGCGGCTCGACTACGACTTCCAAGGACATTAACAAaagaggaaaaggaaaaaagagcAATGGATGTTATACTCGAGCTGGGACTTGAGAG GTGTCAAGACACAATAATTGGTGGCTCCTTCGTTAGGGGTGTTTCAGGTGGGGAACGGAAGCGCGTGTGCATTGGAAACGAGATAATAATCAATCCATCACTGTTGTTCCTTGATGAACCTACGTCTGGCCTGGATTCTACCACGGCTTCAAGGATAATCGAGACCTTAAATGACATAGCAGAG GCTGGAAAAACAGTAATTACCACAATCCATCAGCCATCAAGCCGACTTTTCCTTAAATTTGATAAGTTGATTTTACTTGGTAAAGGGAGCTTGCTTTATTTCGGAAAGGCATCAGAAGCAATGGCTTACTTTTCTACTATAGGATGTTCCCCCCTTATAGCAATGAACCCTGCAGAATTCATGCTTGACCTAGCAAGTGGAAATGTAACAGATATTTCCATCCCATCagaattcaaagacaaggtgcAAATGGGAAACTTCAAAGCAGAAACAAAGGGTGGAAAGATTGACCCTGCAGTTATACATGag TATCTCGTGGAGGCCTATGAGGCACGAGTTGCTGTGCATGAGAAGGAAAATATTATGGAGCCAGTATCTATGGATGAAGAAATGAAGTCTAAACTAAGTTCTTCCAAGAGAGAATATGGAGCAAGCTGGTATGAACAATATTCCATATTATTTTGGAGAGGACTTAAAGAACGGAAGAATGACTATTTCAGCTGGTTGAGGATTACTCAGGTTCTGACAACAGCAACTATTTTGGGATTGTTGTGGTGGCAATCTGGTAGTGATAATCCCAAAGAACTTCAAGATCAG GCAGGATTACTGTTCTTCATAGCTGTTTTCTGGGGTTTTTTCCCAGTCTTCACTGCCATATTTACGTTTCCTCAGGAAAGAGCCATGCTAAGCAAGGAGCGAGCAGCTGACATGTATAGGTTAAGCGCATATTTTGTGGCTAGAACCACAAGTGATCTTCCACTAGACCTATTGCTGCCAGTACTTTTTCTTCTTGTTGTATATTTTATGGCAGGCTTAAAAATGAATGCCGGCTCCTTTTTCCTCACAATGGTGACAGTTTTTCTTTGCATTATAGCAGCTCAG GGACTTGGGCTAGCCATCGGAGCTACACTATTGGATATGAAAAGGGCAACAACCCTGGCCTCAGTCACTGTGATGACCTTCATGTTGGCTGGGGGATTCTTCGTGCAG AATGTCCCGGTGTTCATATCATGGCTTCGTTATCTCTCCTTTAACTATCACACTTACAAGCTTCTACTCAAAGTGCAATACCAACATATCAGTCACTCAATTAATGGGGTCAGAATAGACAGTGGTTATGAGGAAGTTGGAGTTCTGCTAGCCATGGTCTTTGGCTACCGACTCCTAGCATACGTATCTTTGAGAAGAATGACGGTCCATCCAGGAGCTTAG